In the genome of Acaryochloris sp. CCMEE 5410, the window CTAGATGCAAACATTTCTGCTGATTTGGTTAGGACAAGTCGTTTCCCTGCTAGGGACAAAACTGACAGAGTTTGCCCTTGGAGTATGGGTTTATCAACAAAATCAGTCGATTAGCCAGCTGGCGCTGGTGATTTTGTTTACCTACTTGCCCAATACGCTAATCTCACCCATTGCTGGGTCCCTCGTGGACCGATGGGACCGTCGCTGGGCAATGATTCTCAGTGATGCAGCCGCAGGTATTGGCACGCTGATTATTGGTGCCTTAGTCCTCACAAATCAGCTGGAGATTTGGCATATCTACCTGGCCGTGGGTGTTAACTCTATTTTTAATGCCTTCCAAGTGCCTGCCTATACGGCCGCCATTTCGCAGCTAACTCCGGCTAGCCAATATAGCCGTATGAACGGTATGGTCCAGATTTCTCGTGGTATCGCTCGGGTGATCTCACCTGCGATCGCAGGTTTCCTGATCGGCATTGTGGGTATTGGCGGCATCTTAATCATCGACTTCAGTACCTTTTTGATCGCCCTCTCAACCCTGTTAATTGCCCGCTTCCCCAAAATCGTTCGCACCCGGCCGACCAAACCGCCCCAAATCCGGCGGCTCCTTCAAGAGATGCAGTTTGCCTGGCGATATATCACCAAACGCCCTGGTTTATCTCGATTACTGCTCTTTATGTCCACTAACTTCTTTTCCGTAGGCATTTTAGAAGTTGTGTTTTGGCCATTGATTTTGGATTTTGGTTCTCGGGAAGAGCTTGGCTATGTGCTCTCCATCGGGGGCAGTGGGTTACTACTGGGCAGTATTGTTATGACCGCTTGGGGTGGCCCTAAACGCCGGGTCTACGGTTTGCTCTACTTCATCCCCTTACAGGCTGGAATCATGTTGATGGCAGCACTCCAAACCTCCATTCTTCTGGCGGCCATGGGACTGTTTGTCTACTTATTCGCTCAACCCATTATTGTCAGTTGCAACCAGGCCATTTGGCAGAGTAAAGTCCCCCAGCATTACCAGGGGCGAGTATTTGCACTGCAACAAATGATTGAAAAGTCTCTGGCAATTTTTGCCTATATTGTCGTGGGGCCTTTAGTCGAGAACTTCCTAGAACCCCTGATGGCGGGTGGCCCGTTTGCTGAAACGGTAGGTCCCTACATTGGCGGAATTGGGGAAGGTAGAGGGATTGCCCTGATGGTGCTGATGATGGGAATCGGGAACCTGGTAGCCACTGCTATGGCGTTTAGAAGTCGTCGCTTACGCCGCTTGGATGTAGAGATTCCAACCGTTAAAACCCTAGATCGCCCCACCTCCAAATCGGACATCCGTGACGCTTATAGTTTTGAGGAGGTAACCTCTCCATGAAGATTGCCATTATTACCTCTGGTTTTCTGCCTGTTGTCGATGGCGTTACCGTCGCTGACTTCAATCGGATGAAAAAGCTGAGCCAGTGGGGACATCAAGTTCGAGTCTTTTGTCCTGACTACAGTTCATTAGCGAGCGTCTATCCGAACTGGCAGGATTACACGGGCGAAATTCTCCCTAACATTGAGGTCGT includes:
- a CDS encoding MFS transporter, encoding MQTFLLIWLGQVVSLLGTKLTEFALGVWVYQQNQSISQLALVILFTYLPNTLISPIAGSLVDRWDRRWAMILSDAAAGIGTLIIGALVLTNQLEIWHIYLAVGVNSIFNAFQVPAYTAAISQLTPASQYSRMNGMVQISRGIARVISPAIAGFLIGIVGIGGILIIDFSTFLIALSTLLIARFPKIVRTRPTKPPQIRRLLQEMQFAWRYITKRPGLSRLLLFMSTNFFSVGILEVVFWPLILDFGSREELGYVLSIGGSGLLLGSIVMTAWGGPKRRVYGLLYFIPLQAGIMLMAALQTSILLAAMGLFVYLFAQPIIVSCNQAIWQSKVPQHYQGRVFALQQMIEKSLAIFAYIVVGPLVENFLEPLMAGGPFAETVGPYIGGIGEGRGIALMVLMMGIGNLVATAMAFRSRRLRRLDVEIPTVKTLDRPTSKSDIRDAYSFEEVTSP